Proteins co-encoded in one Corynebacterium lujinxingii genomic window:
- a CDS encoding DUF3263 domain-containing protein, translated as MLTDTDLAVLRFAARAPRSLGAREDAIRTELGMSPIRYYQRLNILLDNSEALAAEPQLVRRLQRLRDA; from the coding sequence ATGCTTACCGACACCGACCTCGCCGTGCTCCGCTTCGCCGCCCGAGCCCCGCGTTCGCTCGGTGCCCGCGAGGACGCCATCCGCACCGAACTGGGCATGTCGCCGATCCGCTACTACCAGCGCCTAAACATCCTCCTGGACAACTCGGAGGCGCTTGCGGCCGAGCCCCAACTCGTGCGCCGGCTGCAGAGGCTTCGCGACGCCTAA
- a CDS encoding peptide deformylase codes for MTIRPIVIHGDPVLHEPTKEVTQPVEELQELIADMHETMDAANGVGLAANQIGVPLRLFVYHCPDGDEMRRGTVINPVLETSEIPKTMPADDGSEEEGCLSVPGYGWPTGRADWAKVTGLDENGNPIEVEGTGFFARCLQHETGHLDGYLYTDVLTGRFKKEAKRVIRDNGWKEAGNTWMPGEDEDPFGH; via the coding sequence ATGACCATCCGACCCATCGTTATCCACGGCGACCCTGTGCTGCACGAACCGACCAAGGAAGTCACCCAGCCAGTCGAGGAGCTCCAGGAGCTCATCGCCGACATGCACGAGACCATGGACGCGGCCAACGGTGTCGGCCTCGCCGCGAACCAGATCGGCGTGCCGCTGCGCCTGTTCGTCTACCACTGCCCCGACGGCGACGAGATGCGCCGCGGCACCGTGATCAACCCGGTGCTGGAGACCTCCGAGATCCCGAAGACCATGCCCGCCGACGACGGCAGCGAGGAGGAAGGCTGCCTGTCCGTGCCGGGCTACGGCTGGCCGACCGGCCGCGCGGACTGGGCGAAGGTGACCGGGCTGGACGAGAACGGCAACCCGATCGAGGTCGAGGGCACCGGCTTTTTCGCCCGCTGTCTGCAGCACGAGACCGGCCACCTCGACGGCTATCTCTACACCGACGTGCTCACCGGCCGGTTTAAGAAGGAAGCCAAACGCGTGATCCGCGACAACGGCTGGAAGGAAGCCGGCAACACCTGGATGCCGGGCGAGGACGAGGACCCGTTCGGCCACTAG